Part of the Henckelia pumila isolate YLH828 chromosome 2, ASM3356847v2, whole genome shotgun sequence genome is shown below.
tcccgggcttatataatgccaaggacttatatatgccttgggcttaagatgggtgccggggcctggtacctcccgggcttatataatggaAATCCTTTTTTCATGATAAAACTCCTTCATTAATAAAACATTGAATACAAAACATTACACAAAATACTTCTTCAAATGTAAAGCATTCCATGGTCGCTTGAGGGGGCGTCCCTGGCCGTCTTGTAGGTACCAAGTATTAGCACCGACTTTTCTGATAAGCTTATATGGTCCCTCCCATCGGGCATCTAGCTTCCCTACTTCCCCTACTGGATTAACTCTTTTCAACACAAATTCTCCTTCTTGGAATTCCCGAGGTCTGACCTTCTGATTATAGGCTCTCATCACCCGAGCTCTGTAGGCCTCCATTCTACGAGCCGCCTTCTCCCTTCGCTCTTCAATGAGATCCAATTCTTGTGCCCGGGCTCCTTCGTCTGTGTCCTCATATGCTTTAATCCGAGCTGAAGGCTGTCCGATCTCTACTGGCAAAATAGCCTCCGAACCATATACTAGGCTAAAAGGTGATTCTTGTGTTGCAGTATGTGGAGTGGTGCGATAGGCCCATAACACACTCGGGATCTCTTCAACCCAATCTTTCCCCATTCCATGCAATCGCGCCTGTAAAGATCGAAGAATAGTACGATTGGTTACCTTTGTTTGGCCGTTACTTTGAGGATAGGCGACCGAGGTGAAAACCTGCTTAATGCCCATCTCGGCACACCAGTCTGCCAATTTTTGCCCCTAAAATTGCCTGCCATTATCCGAGACCAGCTTTCTCGGTAGCCCAAATCGACATACTATGCTTTTCCATAAAAACTTCATCACCTCGGCCTCTGTTATTTTCGCCAAAGGCTCTGCCTCCACCCACTTGGAAAAATAATCAACAACTACCAACAAGAACTTCTTCTGTGCCCGGGCTAGTGGAAAAGGTCCCACTATGCCCAGACCCCATTGATCAAAGGGGCAGGATGCCCATATCGGATTCAAGTTGCTTGCCGGGCTATGCTGTATATTGCCGAACCTCTGGCATCCTTCACAAGACCGGGCAATCTTGGATGCGTCTGCCTGCAAAGTGGGCCACCAGTATCCTGACAGCAACACCCTTCGGACCAGACTCATAGACCCTCCATGGTTTCCACAACATCCCTCGTGCACTTCCCGCAAGACATATTCGGTTTCCCCTTCCCCCAAACATTTGAGCAAAGGGCCCTGGTAGGAACGCCTATACAGGCTTCCTCCCAAGATAGCAAACCTGGCTGCCTGTCTTCGTATGATCCGGGCTCGTCCTTTGTCCTCCGGAAGATTCTCCTGAGTTAGGTACTTGACAATCGGGGCCTTCCATGTGTTTTCTTGGAGGACCGGCTCCCGGGCTTCTATGACAGCCACCGTTTTCCTTTGCATAAGGGATTCTCTACTATCACCTTCCCCAATGGCCGCTCTTTTAGCCAAGGCGTCTGCTTCCATATTTTCTTCCCGGGGTATCTGCTCTATACTCCAAGTGTTGAAACTGGCCCCGAGCTCTTCAATCATCttacaatattttatcaatttctcCTCTCGGGTACAGAAGGTTTTGTTTACTTGCTGAACAACCAACTGAGAGTCAGAATAAATTATGATATGACTTACCACGACTTCCCGAGCTCGTTGCATCCCAGCTATCACAGCCTCGTATTCAGCTTCGTTGTTGGAGGCCTGGAAGTCTAGCTTCACGGCTATCTCAATCTTCTCTTGGGCAGGTGAGATCAGGATGATCCCCACACCACTGCCTCCAACACCACTTGCTCCATCTACAAAAACCCTCTATACTTCCTCTTGGCCAAAAGTGGCCACCTCTGTCAAAAAATCAGATAAAGCCTGGGCTTTGATGGTCTTACGCGGCTGGTACTCAATATCATACTCTCCCAATTCCACCGACCATTTCACAAGCCTCCCCGAGGCATCTGGGTGAGTCATAATGCGCCCCAGGAGGCTATTAGTAAGAACAGTTATCGGGTGAGACAAGAAATAAGGTCTCAATTTCCGGGCCGTTATTACTAGAGCCAAGGCCATCTTCTCAATCTCCGTATATCTAACTTCCGCCCCCTTCAAAGCATGGCTGACGTAGTACACAGGCCTCTGATCTCCCTTTTCCTCTTTTATCAAGACAGTGTTGACCGCCTTTTCTGTAGTGGACAGATATATCCACAATCGTTCTCCTGGTTCCGGCTTAACCAAGATAGGCAAGCTAGCcagatgctccttcaactcctgaAAGGCCTGCTCGCATTGCTCAGTCCAGCCAAACCTCTGGGCTTTACGCAACACTTGGAAAAAATGATAGCTGCGATGAGCTGATCGAGCTATAAACCGAGCCAGGGCTGTAATCCGGCCGGTTAATCGCTGTACCTCCTTAATAGATGTTGGTGAAGGCATTTCCCGCAACAGCTTCACTTTTTCAGGGTTGACTTCTATCCCACGTTCAGTTACCATGAACCCCAGAAACTTGCCACTTTTCACCCCAAACATACACTTGGCCGGGTTCAATTTGATCCCATTCCGCCGAACTGTCGCAAAGGTTTCCTCCAAGTCGGGTAAGAAACTATCCCGGGTCCTGGACTTCACcaatatatcatccacatataccTCCACATTTCGACCCACCTGTTCCCGGAACACTCTGTCCATCATCCGCTGATACGTAGCTCCTGCATttttcaaaccaaatggcattactatgTAGCAGAAAGTACCTCCCGAGGTGACATAGCTGACTTTGTCTTGATCTTCCAGGGCTAAAGGAATTTGATGATAGCCCTGGTATGCATTCATGAAGCTCAGCAACTCACACCCGGATGTGGAGTCCACCAACTGGTcaattcggggtaaaggatagcAATTCTTGGGACATGCTTTATTTAAATCTCGgaaatccacacacattctccactTCCCAGTAGCCTTTGGTACTAGCACTACATTGGACAACCAAGTAGGAAATTGTATTTCCTTGATGTGCCCGGCCCGCAGTAGCTCTTGAACCTGCTCCGCTATCACTTTATCCTTCTTGGCCCCAAAATGCCACTTCTTTTGTAAGACAGGTCGGGAACCCGGGCTGATGTTTAGTTTGTGTTCTGCCACCTGAGATGAAACTCCCACCAAATCACCCTGAGCCCAGGCGAACACATCCTTATTCTGAATGAGGCAGCCTCTCAATGCTTCAATCAACCATGCGTCTAAATCCCGGGCTATTTTAACAGACTTCCCTGTTTGCCCGAGCTCTATCTCTACCTCTTCATACTCGCTTTTAGATTCCTCCACAGAACATACTTCTCTTCCCCCCAAGGCTCCTTCCTTTCCATTCTGTCTTGCCCTCTTGTAATCTATCTTCACTGTCTCGGCATAGCATTTTCGAGAGGAAGGCTGATCTCCTCGGACTTCTCCGACCTTATCTCCCACTGggaatttgatcttttgatggtAAGCTGAGGCTACGGCTTTGAAAGAGTTCATAGCCGGCCTAACCAAGATGACATTATAGAAAGAAGATGCTTCCACTAATGTGAATCTTGTCATGACCGTCCTCTTCTCATCTCCTGATCCCAAGGTGATGGGCAGCAACATTTTCCCTTGGGGTTGGATGGTGTGCCCGGCAAAACCATACAAGGCGATTTTTACCGGGCTCAACTCATAACCCTGCAAATCCATCTGCTCGAATGCTTCTTGAAAAAGGACATTTACTGAGCTTTCCGAGTCAACGAACACCCTTCGAACATCATAATTGGCGATCCGAGCTTGTATAAGCAAGGCGTCATTATGTG
Proteins encoded:
- the LOC140878084 gene encoding uncharacterized protein, with product MASHDQTSPGDHQPGRNITIPVEQFESYVQDVIRKSLIAAKQPQSKDITVEEEGNQGNPNPTAQVREGEEEESSWMHSIQPSMADELHELRRKVQKLEEGGSKMACPIKIPGCPFSQEVIEEPLPLNYKSAKIREYDGSTDPEEHLARFENVAMLHCYGDKIKCKVFLTTLVDSAQRWFEKLEPQSVQSFAEFKQVFLQHFGSSKRYRKTAYSLFEAKQSGEESLRTYIKRFNKIALEVPTCAQETKITAFTQGLREGEFFKSLVKKVPRTFEDFLARAEKYINMEEAQRQKKEVARREGGREQGRSRENHDHMGRLSRYAPHRGTRDKAVHMCEERVDTQAPVSKEKLWKYCALHQECTHDTSECRTLQQRHQLPYVRDCRPVPKKPRSVPWLRGSQTSIPPRDATSSREKGKQEMDHAKKDKTSGDGPAKGIINMISGGSTDGDSNRARKAWSRRESLGVEEGRQGAGPIITFGPQDLEGVNLPHNDALLIQARIANYDVRRVFVDSESSVNVLFQEAFEQMDLQGYELSPVKIALYGFAGHTIQPQGKMLLPITLGSGDEKRTVMTRFTLVEASSFYNVILVRPAMNSFKAVASAYHQKIKFPVGDKVGEVRGDQPSSRKCYAETVKIDYKRARQNGKEGALGGREVCSVEESKSEYEEVEIELGQTGKSVKIARDLDAWLIEALRGCLIQNKDVFAWAQGDLVGVSSQVAEHKLNISPGSRPVLQKKWHFGAKKDKVIAEQVQELLRAGHIKEIQFPTWLSNVVLVPKATGKWRMCVDFRDLNKACPKNCYPLPRIDQLVDSTSGCELLSFMNAYQGYHQIPLALEDQDKVSYVTSGGTFCYIVMPFGLKNAGATYQRMMDRVFREQVGRNVEVYVDDILVKSRTRDSFLPDLEETFATVRRNGIKLNPAKCMFGVKSGKFLGFMVTERGIEVNPEKVKLLREMPSPTSIKEVQRLTGRITALARFIARSAHRSYHFFQVLRKAQRFGWTEQCEQAFQELKEHLASLPILVKPEPGERLWIYLSTTEKAVNTVLIKEEKGDQRPVYYVSHALKGAEVRYTEIEKMALALVITARKLRPYFLSHPITVLTNSLLGRIMTHPDASGRLVKWSVELGEYDIEYQPRKTIKAQALSDFLTEVATFGQEEIEIAVKLDFQASNNEAEYEAVIAGMQRAREVVQVNKTFCTREEKLIKYCKMIEELGASFNTWSIEQIPREENMEADALAKRAAIGEGDSRESLMQRKTVAVIEAREPVLQENTWKAPIVKYLTQENLPEDKGRARIIRRQAARFAILGGSLYRRSYQGPLLKCLGEGETEYVLREVHEGCCGNHGGSMSLVRRVLLSGYWWPTLQADASKIARSCEGCQRFGNIQHSPASNLNPIWASCPFDQWGLGIVGPFPLARAQKKFLLVVVDYFSKWVEAEPLAKITEAEVMKFLWKSIVCRFGLPRKLVSDNGRQF